The Flavobacterium jumunjinense genome includes a region encoding these proteins:
- a CDS encoding asparaginase, with protein MQNKVQILLIYTGGTIGMIKDPETGALKAFNFKKLLNKIPELKLLDCEIDTISFEEPIDSSNMNVKYWQQIAVIVEENYSKFDGFVVLHGSDTMSYSASALSFMFENLTKPIIFTGSQLPIGDLRTDAKENLITAIQIASLQEKGEAVIQEVGLYFEYKLYRGNRTTKISAEHFNAFASPNFPELAESGVHLRVNKDVLLKKAGNKVLKINKNFDQNVVILKVFPGINEKVVDAVVNISGLKGIILETYGSGNAPTEEWFVAKLKEAIEKRIHVVNVTQCTGGAVAMGQYETSTQLRELGIISGFDITSEAAITKLMYLLGQNVAFNVFKTIFETSLRGE; from the coding sequence ATGCAGAATAAAGTACAAATATTACTCATTTATACTGGTGGAACAATAGGAATGATAAAGGATCCTGAAACAGGAGCGTTAAAAGCCTTTAACTTCAAGAAATTGTTGAATAAGATACCAGAATTAAAGCTTTTAGATTGCGAAATTGACACTATTTCATTTGAAGAACCAATAGATTCATCAAATATGAATGTTAAATATTGGCAACAAATAGCGGTTATAGTTGAAGAAAATTACTCTAAATTTGATGGTTTTGTTGTTTTGCATGGTTCAGATACAATGTCATACAGTGCTTCAGCATTGAGTTTTATGTTTGAAAACCTTACAAAACCAATTATTTTCACTGGATCTCAACTTCCAATTGGTGATTTAAGAACAGATGCTAAAGAGAATTTGATTACAGCCATACAAATTGCATCCTTACAAGAAAAAGGAGAGGCAGTAATTCAAGAAGTAGGGCTTTATTTTGAATATAAATTATACAGAGGAAATAGAACAACGAAGATAAGTGCAGAACATTTTAATGCATTTGCATCACCAAATTTTCCTGAATTAGCAGAATCTGGTGTACACTTAAGAGTGAATAAAGATGTTTTGTTGAAGAAAGCAGGGAATAAAGTTTTAAAAATTAACAAGAATTTTGATCAAAACGTTGTTATATTGAAAGTTTTCCCAGGAATTAATGAAAAAGTTGTTGATGCTGTTGTGAATATTTCAGGTTTGAAAGGAATTATTTTAGAAACTTATGGTTCCGGAAATGCGCCAACAGAAGAATGGTTTGTTGCTAAATTAAAAGAGGCAATTGAAAAGAGAATTCATGTCGTAAATGTAACGCAATGTACTGGTGGAGCGGTTGCTATGGGGCAATATGAGACAAGTACGCAATTGAGAGAGTTAGGAATTATATCTGGTTTTGATATAACTTCGGAAGCTGCAATTACAAAATTAATGTATTTGCTAGGGCAAAATGTGGCTTTTAATGTGTTTAAAACCATTTTTGAAACAAGTTTAAGAGGAGAATAA
- a CDS encoding MotA/TolQ/ExbB proton channel family protein codes for MKRLFSILAITGLMTFGNIQAQDSTETEAPVVEQVQEEVVTDEEDTVVMDDVTTDDQEATFTQELKQRFIEGGPGFMGIVLICLILGLAIAIERIIYLNLSTTNSKKLISNVEDALKSGGVEAAKEVCRNTAGPVASIFYQGLDRHSHGIDSAEKAVVAYGGVQMGQLEKNVSWISLFIALAPMLGFMGTVIGMIEAFDQIQSAGSMEPSLVAGGIKVALLTTVFGLVVAIILQIFYNYIIAKIDSIVNDMEDASISLIDILSDYKK; via the coding sequence ATGAAAAGATTATTTTCTATTTTAGCAATCACAGGGCTTATGACTTTTGGTAACATTCAAGCTCAAGACTCTACAGAAACAGAAGCTCCTGTAGTTGAACAAGTCCAAGAAGAAGTTGTAACTGATGAAGAAGACACTGTGGTTATGGACGACGTAACTACTGATGATCAAGAAGCGACCTTTACACAAGAACTGAAGCAACGTTTCATTGAGGGTGGTCCTGGTTTTATGGGAATTGTATTAATCTGTTTGATTTTAGGATTAGCAATTGCTATTGAAAGAATTATTTATTTAAATCTTTCTACAACAAACTCTAAAAAATTGATTTCTAATGTAGAAGATGCATTAAAATCAGGTGGAGTTGAAGCAGCAAAAGAAGTATGTAGAAATACAGCCGGACCAGTTGCATCGATTTTCTATCAAGGTTTAGACAGACATTCTCATGGTATTGATTCAGCGGAAAAAGCAGTAGTTGCTTACGGTGGAGTTCAAATGGGACAATTAGAGAAAAATGTTTCTTGGATATCTTTATTCATTGCATTAGCACCGATGTTAGGATTCATGGGAACTGTAATTGGTATGATTGAAGCGTTTGACCAAATTCAATCTGCAGGATCTATGGAGCCATCTTTAGTTGCTGGAGGTATTAAAGTTGCCTTATTAACAACTGTATTTGGACTTGTAGTTGCAATTATTTTACAGATTTTCTATAATTACATTATTGCAAAAATCGATTCTATCGTAAACGATATGGAAGATGCATCAATTAGTTTAATTGACATCTTATCAGACTATAAAAAATAA
- a CDS encoding ExbD/TolR family protein translates to MAKREAPEVNAGSMADIAFLLLIFFLVTTTIGVDQGINRLLPRYEEEPDIPQINERNILRVLVNKDNQLLVNDQVTVIKDLRQVAIDFLENNGKGDCAYCEGKKNPQSSDNPEEAVISLMNDAETSYQTYVTVQNELVAAYYFLRDRESMKRFGKKYTELEYVANDPASKAVEGLVEELEPKVKQIQDMYPMRLSEAESKKN, encoded by the coding sequence ATGGCAAAAAGAGAAGCACCAGAAGTAAATGCTGGTTCCATGGCAGATATTGCCTTCCTTCTTTTAATCTTCTTCTTGGTCACAACTACCATTGGAGTTGATCAAGGAATTAATAGATTGCTGCCGAGGTATGAAGAAGAGCCGGATATACCACAAATTAACGAAAGAAATATATTGAGAGTTTTGGTAAATAAAGACAATCAGTTATTAGTTAATGATCAGGTAACGGTAATTAAAGATTTAAGACAAGTCGCTATTGATTTCTTAGAAAACAATGGAAAAGGTGACTGTGCTTATTGTGAAGGAAAAAAGAACCCACAGTCATCTGATAATCCAGAAGAGGCTGTAATCTCTTTAATGAATGATGCTGAAACTTCTTATCAGACCTATGTAACGGTTCAGAATGAGTTAGTAGCTGCATATTATTTCTTAAGAGATAGAGAAAGTATGAAACGTTTTGGAAAGAAATATACAGAACTTGAATATGTTGCGAATGATCCAGCATCAAAAGCGGTTGAAGGTTTGGTTGAAGAGCTAGAACCAAAAGTAAAACAAATTCAGGATATGTATCCAATGCGTCTTTCAGAAGCGGAATCAAAAAAGAACTAA
- a CDS encoding ExbD/TolR family protein: MSRFKKKKSGGTPGISTASLPDIVFMLLFFFMTATTMKDSDLMIENRLPKADQTAKLHKKQYIMYIYAGKPKDGYKSLGSSDRIQLNDKISTVADLRAFVITERAARNSQDETYLTASLKIDKEVKMGLVQDIKTELRKVDQLKVNYTTNQGNPLDR; this comes from the coding sequence ATGTCTAGGTTTAAAAAGAAAAAATCGGGCGGAACACCTGGGATTTCTACGGCATCTTTACCGGATATTGTATTTATGCTTTTGTTCTTCTTTATGACTGCAACAACCATGAAGGATAGCGATTTGATGATCGAAAACAGATTACCAAAAGCGGATCAAACAGCTAAATTGCATAAAAAACAATACATTATGTATATTTATGCAGGAAAGCCTAAAGATGGATATAAATCTTTAGGATCTTCAGATCGTATACAGTTGAATGATAAGATTTCAACAGTTGCTGATTTAAGAGCCTTTGTTATCACGGAAAGAGCAGCAAGGAATTCTCAGGATGAGACATATTTGACAGCATCTTTAAAAATTGATAAAGAAGTAAAAATGGGATTAGTACAGGATATTAAAACTGAATTACGTAAAGTAGATCAGTTAAAAGTAAACTATACAACCAATCAAGGTAATCCATTAGATAGATAA
- a CDS encoding porin family protein produces MRYLFFVFCFLNFSFLFSQEEDEYSLPVDSLFREDQFYVSVSYNLLRNSPTSYSQYSFSSGITLGFLRDMPISKNRNWAIATGLGYSYSDIKHNLKVIPSSPNEYSIDNSYDRSKLRLHYVELPIEIRWRNVTYKSHKFWRVYTGFKLSYLFSSSSIFESNANDYKLKNNNDLNKLQYGPYLSLGYNTVNLYAYYGLNSHFKDSKIGDERLQLNSFNVGFIFYIL; encoded by the coding sequence ATGAGATATCTTTTTTTTGTTTTTTGTTTTTTGAATTTTTCATTTTTATTTTCTCAAGAAGAAGATGAATACAGTCTGCCGGTTGATTCTCTTTTTAGGGAAGATCAATTTTATGTATCTGTAAGTTATAACTTGCTTAGAAATAGCCCTACTAGTTATTCTCAATATTCTTTCTCTTCAGGTATAACTTTGGGTTTTTTAAGAGATATGCCAATCTCTAAAAATAGAAATTGGGCAATTGCTACAGGATTAGGATATTCTTATAGTGACATTAAACATAATTTAAAAGTAATTCCATCTTCTCCAAATGAATATAGTATTGATAATTCTTATGATAGGAGTAAATTAAGATTACATTATGTAGAACTTCCTATAGAGATTAGATGGAGGAATGTAACTTACAAAAGTCATAAGTTTTGGAGAGTATATACTGGGTTTAAATTAAGCTATTTATTTTCGAGTTCAAGTATTTTTGAATCTAATGCAAATGATTATAAGTTGAAAAACAATAATGATTTGAATAAGTTGCAATATGGTCCTTATTTAAGTTTGGGATATAATACGGTGAATTTGTACGCCTATTATGGTTTGAATTCTCACTTTAAAGACTCCAAAATTGGTGATGAAAGGCTTCAACTAAACTCTTTTAATGTAGGTTTTATATTTTATATCCTATAA
- the rpoN gene encoding RNA polymerase factor sigma-54 has product MLRQSLQFKLSQKLSPQQIQLMKLIQLPTQAFEQRLQEELVENPALENGKEESSEYEDEYDNSNDEYDDFEGERIEAEDINIDEYLSNDETPDYKYQANNYSDDDEDNSMPFIAGVTFHQDLLNQLNTFILSDEEREIAEFLVGSIDDVGYIRRSIQDIVDDMAFTQGIYTDEATATRILGIIQELEPAGVAARDLQECLSLQLKHKTPSDSVDLAIDIIKNQFDAFSKKHYEKLLQKYEISKEQLRKAIDEIEKLNPKPGGAYDGNQKPIEHVVPDFTIKIIDGELELLLNGRNAPELHVSKDYQDMLQSYKVTNEKSNTQKDAVQFIKQKLDSAKWFIDAIKQRQETLYVTMNAIMHYQEEYFLDGDETNLKPMILKDIADLVGLDISTISRVANSKYVDTPYGTRLIKDYFSESMKNDQGEDVSTLEIKKILEGVINEEDKKKPLPDDKLAEILKEKGYPIARRTVAKYRELLDIPVARLRKKI; this is encoded by the coding sequence ATGTTAAGACAAAGCCTACAATTTAAATTATCTCAAAAATTATCTCCTCAACAAATTCAGCTAATGAAATTGATTCAATTGCCTACACAAGCATTTGAACAAAGACTACAAGAAGAATTAGTTGAAAACCCTGCATTAGAAAACGGAAAAGAAGAAAGTTCCGAATATGAAGATGAATACGACAATTCTAATGACGAGTATGATGATTTTGAAGGTGAAAGAATTGAAGCCGAAGACATTAATATTGATGAATACCTAAGTAATGACGAAACGCCTGATTATAAATATCAAGCAAACAATTATAGTGATGACGATGAAGACAATAGCATGCCATTTATTGCTGGTGTAACTTTTCATCAAGATTTACTGAATCAATTGAATACTTTTATCCTTAGTGATGAAGAAAGGGAAATTGCTGAATTTTTAGTAGGGAGTATTGACGATGTTGGATACATTAGAAGAAGTATTCAAGACATTGTTGACGACATGGCCTTTACACAGGGAATCTATACAGATGAAGCAACTGCAACTAGAATTCTCGGAATCATACAAGAGCTTGAGCCAGCTGGTGTTGCTGCTAGAGACCTACAAGAGTGTTTATCTTTACAACTAAAACACAAAACACCTTCTGATAGTGTTGATTTGGCTATTGATATTATTAAAAATCAATTTGATGCATTTTCAAAAAAACACTACGAAAAACTACTTCAAAAATATGAGATTTCAAAAGAGCAACTAAGAAAGGCTATTGATGAAATTGAAAAATTGAATCCCAAACCAGGAGGAGCATATGACGGCAATCAAAAACCAATAGAACACGTTGTTCCTGATTTTACAATTAAAATTATTGATGGAGAGCTAGAGCTACTCCTAAACGGTAGAAATGCTCCAGAATTACATGTTTCTAAAGACTACCAAGATATGCTTCAAAGTTACAAAGTAACAAATGAAAAATCTAACACTCAGAAAGATGCTGTTCAGTTTATTAAACAAAAGTTAGATTCTGCAAAATGGTTTATTGATGCAATTAAGCAAAGACAAGAAACACTTTATGTAACAATGAATGCAATAATGCATTATCAAGAAGAGTATTTTCTTGACGGAGACGAAACCAACCTAAAACCTATGATATTGAAAGATATTGCAGACTTGGTTGGCTTAGATATCTCAACAATTTCACGTGTTGCAAATAGCAAGTATGTAGACACACCCTATGGCACAAGGCTAATTAAAGATTACTTTAGTGAATCAATGAAAAACGACCAAGGTGAAGATGTTTCAACACTAGAAATAAAAAAAATACTTGAAGGTGTTATCAACGAAGAAGACAAAAAGAAGCCATTACCCGATGATAAATTAGCTGAAATATTAAAAGAAAAAGGCTATCCGATCGCTAGACGAACTGTTGCTAAATACAGAGAACTACTAGACATTCCTGTTGCTCGTCTTCGAAAAAAAATATAA